From Deinococcus aquaticus, one genomic window encodes:
- a CDS encoding acyl-CoA dehydrogenase family protein produces MDFTLNDEQRQLQQLARDFTRKEITPIASEYDQKEELPWQVVEKAFEVGLLNPSVPEHAGGLGLGMFDECLIGEELAYGCMGIYTVLMASELGIAPVLIGGTEEQQKRFLTPLTEKAGLAAFALSEPNNGSDAASMHTTAVLDGDEWVLNGTKMWISNGGLAEFTVVFATTDRQGGHRATIALVVPKDAPGFSYNKIKHKMGQRASLTSELVFEDVRVPKANQLGGLGDGFKIAMKTLDKTRIPVAAGSVGIARRAMEESIKYAKDRTAFGKPIAELQAIQFKLAEMAIGIETGRLMYQKAAWLVDAGQPHGFESAIAKAYCSEMAFNAANEGIQVHGGYGYVGEYPVEKLLRDVKLNMIYEGTNEIQRVIISRNLLK; encoded by the coding sequence ATGGACTTCACCCTGAACGACGAACAACGCCAGCTTCAGCAACTCGCCCGTGACTTCACCCGCAAGGAAATCACGCCCATCGCCTCCGAGTACGACCAGAAGGAAGAACTGCCCTGGCAGGTCGTCGAGAAGGCCTTCGAGGTCGGACTGCTCAACCCCAGCGTCCCCGAGCACGCCGGCGGCCTGGGCCTGGGCATGTTCGACGAGTGCCTGATCGGCGAGGAACTCGCGTACGGCTGCATGGGCATCTACACCGTCCTGATGGCCAGCGAACTGGGCATCGCGCCCGTCCTGATCGGCGGTACCGAGGAGCAGCAGAAACGCTTCCTGACGCCCCTGACCGAGAAGGCCGGACTGGCCGCCTTCGCCCTGAGCGAACCGAACAACGGCTCGGACGCCGCCAGCATGCACACCACCGCCGTCCTCGACGGCGACGAGTGGGTCCTGAACGGCACCAAGATGTGGATCAGCAACGGCGGCCTGGCCGAGTTCACGGTCGTGTTCGCCACCACCGACCGTCAGGGCGGGCACCGCGCCACCATCGCGCTTGTCGTGCCCAAGGACGCCCCGGGCTTCAGCTACAACAAGATCAAGCACAAGATGGGCCAGCGCGCCAGCCTGACCAGCGAACTGGTGTTCGAGGATGTGCGCGTGCCGAAAGCCAACCAGCTGGGCGGCCTGGGCGACGGCTTCAAGATCGCCATGAAAACGCTCGACAAGACCCGCATTCCCGTCGCGGCCGGCTCGGTCGGCATTGCCCGGCGCGCCATGGAAGAAAGCATCAAGTACGCCAAGGACCGCACCGCGTTCGGCAAACCCATCGCGGAGTTGCAGGCCATTCAGTTCAAACTGGCCGAGATGGCTATCGGCATCGAGACGGGCCGCCTGATGTACCAGAAGGCCGCGTGGCTGGTCGACGCCGGGCAACCCCACGGCTTCGAGAGCGCCATCGCCAAGGCGTACTGCAGCGAGATGGCCTTCAACGCCGCGAACGAGGGCATTCAGGTGCACGGCGGGTACGGCTACGTCGGCGAGTACCCGGTCGAGAAACTGCTGCGCGACGTGAAACTGAACATGATCTACGAGGGCACCAACGAGATCCAGCGGGTCATCATCAGCCGTAACCTGCTCAAGTAA
- a CDS encoding ABC transporter permease, whose product MTRYLRLLRIFTGATLSAQLEYRANFVGALLASLGEVGVALLGLGIVFGQPGITSVGGWSFREALLVTGFFMLTEGVISVFIQPNMSKIADAIRTGSMDFTLLKPIDAQFGVSARHLNVLRAPDLLIGLGLIAYAASGLSVTAGGVLGAALLYASAVVIVYCIWLALSTTAFWFVKTQNVAELFNGVFGAARFPVSAFPLPVRAFLTFVVPVAFITTVPAQAMTGELAWSVALASPVVAAALFVGTRLFWLRAVGSYTSASS is encoded by the coding sequence GTGACGCGTTACCTGCGCCTGTTGCGGATCTTCACGGGCGCGACCCTGTCGGCGCAGCTGGAGTACCGTGCGAACTTCGTGGGGGCGCTGCTGGCCAGCCTGGGCGAGGTGGGCGTGGCGCTGCTGGGCCTGGGGATCGTGTTCGGGCAGCCCGGCATTACCAGCGTGGGCGGCTGGTCGTTCCGGGAGGCGCTGCTGGTCACGGGGTTCTTCATGCTGACCGAGGGTGTGATCAGCGTGTTCATCCAGCCGAACATGAGCAAGATCGCGGACGCCATCCGCACCGGCAGCATGGACTTCACTCTGCTCAAACCCATCGACGCGCAGTTCGGGGTGAGTGCCCGGCACCTGAACGTGCTGCGCGCCCCGGACCTGCTGATTGGCCTGGGCCTGATCGCCTACGCTGCGTCGGGCCTGAGCGTCACGGCGGGTGGGGTGCTGGGCGCGGCGCTGCTGTACGCCTCGGCGGTCGTGATCGTGTACTGCATCTGGCTGGCGCTGAGCACCACGGCGTTCTGGTTCGTGAAGACGCAGAACGTCGCGGAACTGTTCAACGGCGTGTTCGGCGCGGCCCGCTTCCCGGTGTCCGCCTTCCCGCTGCCCGTGCGGGCGTTCCTGACGTTCGTGGTGCCGGTGGCGTTCATCACGACCGTGCCCGCGCAGGCCATGACGGGCGAACTGGCCTGGAGCGTGGCGCTGGCGTCGCCGGTCGTAGCGGCCGCGCTGTTCGTGGGTACCCGCCTGTTCTGGCTGCGCGCGGTCGGCAGTTACACCAGCGCGAGCAGCTGA
- a CDS encoding NADH:flavin oxidoreductase/NADH oxidase: MTPGDSDQTPILFQPLALRDMKLRNRVVVSPMCMYSADGGLANDFHMVHLGQYALGGAGLIITEAAAVSPEGRISPEDLGLWEDRHITPLGRITDFVHEHGGQIGIQLAHAGRKASTYAPWRGRGAVPEERGGWQVIGPADEPFSDTFPTPRVMTGDDIQRVTDAFAQAARRAEIAGFDTVEIHAAHGYLLHQFLSPLANTRTDGYGGSFENRTRLLLEVTRAVRRVWPMHKPLLVRLSATDWADGGWDESQTVVLCGLLANEGVDAVDISSGGLTVAQQITVQPAYQVPFAAQVRAAVPHLKVITVGMIDTPERAEEVLRNGDADLIALARPLLGDPHWTEAAAQSLGVERDLIPQYARGTRTT, encoded by the coding sequence ATGACTCCCGGCGATTCAGATCAGACCCCCATCCTGTTCCAACCCCTCGCCCTGCGCGACATGAAGCTCCGCAACCGCGTGGTCGTGTCTCCCATGTGCATGTACTCCGCCGACGGCGGCCTCGCCAACGACTTCCACATGGTGCACCTGGGGCAGTACGCGCTGGGCGGCGCGGGCCTGATCATCACCGAGGCGGCCGCCGTGAGCCCCGAGGGCCGCATCAGCCCCGAGGACCTGGGCCTGTGGGAGGACCGGCACATCACGCCGCTGGGCCGCATCACGGACTTCGTGCACGAGCACGGCGGGCAGATCGGCATTCAACTGGCGCACGCCGGGCGCAAGGCCAGCACCTACGCCCCCTGGCGCGGACGCGGCGCGGTTCCCGAGGAACGCGGTGGCTGGCAGGTCATCGGCCCCGCAGACGAGCCGTTCAGTGACACCTTCCCCACGCCCCGCGTCATGACCGGGGACGACATTCAGCGCGTGACGGACGCCTTCGCGCAGGCTGCCCGCCGCGCCGAGATCGCCGGATTCGACACGGTCGAGATTCACGCCGCGCACGGCTACCTGCTGCACCAGTTCCTGTCGCCCCTGGCGAACACCCGCACCGACGGGTACGGCGGCAGCTTCGAGAACCGCACCCGCCTGCTGCTGGAAGTCACGCGCGCCGTGCGCCGCGTGTGGCCCATGCACAAGCCCCTGCTGGTCCGCCTGAGCGCCACCGACTGGGCCGACGGCGGCTGGGATGAAAGTCAGACCGTCGTCCTGTGCGGCCTGCTGGCTAACGAGGGCGTGGACGCCGTGGACATCAGCAGCGGCGGCCTGACCGTCGCGCAGCAGATCACCGTGCAGCCCGCCTATCAGGTGCCGTTCGCCGCGCAGGTCCGGGCCGCCGTGCCGCACCTGAAAGTCATCACGGTCGGCATGATCGACACCCCCGAACGCGCCGAGGAAGTCCTGCGCAACGGCGACGCGGACCTGATCGCCCTGGCCCGCCCGCTGCTGGGCGACCCCCACTGGACCGAAGCGGCCGCCCAGAGCCTCGGCGTCGAGCGCGACCTGATCCCCCAGTACGCCCGGGGCACCCGCACCACCTGA
- a CDS encoding putative bifunctional diguanylate cyclase/phosphodiesterase, which yields MLSARPSESGQPRFDLMGDEDGRLRALYETGLLDSVPEAQFDRIVRLVARHFRMPTVLISLVDRDRQWFKARVGCDVSETPRDNHSICSLAIEQSGVLVIPDAAQDPRVRHFETVTGAMNVRFYAGAPLVTPDGLKLGTLCLIDHQPGCLSDSDVVALQEFAALVMDEVALRRTVRELDRLALNDPLTGLPNRTHFRQHLTHAMRRAGHSGNRVTLALLDLNGFKLVNDSLGHAAGDTLLQQVAQRLQGCVSTGDLVARMGSDEFTVVLNDVRAAQDTDVVLSRIEDALSRPFMVAGQELWMSWSAGLSIYPEDSVDPERLLSQADAAMNRAKHAGHNYAYFNDAHDRRNPHDIEKTAALHHAVERGELQVHYQPVVTASDHRLIGHEALVRWNRPGGMVSPAEFIPLAEATGQILKIGAFVLRQAALDAHTRRIGRVSVNVSAREFDQPGYVDQVRAVLEETGVNPDLLVLEITESSLLDAGRAGAVLHDLRSLGVRLALDDFGTGYSSLGAMSSLPVQILKIDRSFTRDLGREGPAGTRALEVIRAIVTLAGAMEVLTVAEGVETPLQAALLREVRCTFLQGYLFGRPAPLPALD from the coding sequence ATGTTGTCGGCACGCCCTTCCGAATCAGGTCAGCCCCGCTTCGATCTCATGGGAGACGAGGACGGACGCCTGCGCGCCCTGTACGAGACGGGTTTGCTGGACTCGGTCCCGGAGGCGCAGTTCGACCGGATCGTGCGGCTGGTCGCGCGGCACTTCCGGATGCCCACCGTGCTGATCTCGCTGGTGGACCGGGACCGGCAGTGGTTCAAGGCGCGGGTCGGCTGCGACGTGAGCGAGACGCCGCGCGATAATCACTCGATCTGCTCGCTGGCCATCGAGCAGTCCGGGGTGCTGGTCATTCCCGACGCCGCCCAGGACCCGCGCGTGCGGCACTTCGAGACGGTGACGGGCGCGATGAACGTGCGGTTCTACGCGGGCGCGCCGCTGGTCACGCCGGACGGCCTCAAGCTCGGGACGCTGTGCCTGATCGATCACCAGCCCGGTTGCCTCAGCGACAGCGACGTGGTGGCCCTGCAGGAGTTCGCGGCGCTGGTCATGGACGAGGTTGCGCTGCGCCGCACGGTGCGGGAACTGGACCGGCTGGCGCTGAACGACCCGCTGACCGGGCTGCCCAACCGCACGCACTTCCGGCAGCACCTGACGCACGCCATGCGCCGCGCCGGACACAGCGGCAACCGGGTCACGCTGGCCCTGCTGGACCTGAACGGCTTCAAGCTGGTCAACGATTCGCTGGGGCACGCCGCCGGGGACACCCTGCTGCAACAGGTGGCGCAGCGGCTACAGGGCTGCGTGTCGACCGGGGATCTCGTGGCCCGCATGGGCAGTGACGAATTCACGGTCGTGCTGAACGACGTGCGCGCGGCGCAGGACACCGACGTGGTGCTGAGCCGCATCGAGGACGCCCTGAGCCGGCCGTTCATGGTGGCCGGCCAGGAACTCTGGATGAGCTGGAGCGCCGGCCTGAGCATCTACCCGGAAGACAGCGTGGACCCGGAACGGCTGCTGAGTCAGGCGGACGCCGCCATGAACCGTGCCAAGCACGCCGGGCACAATTACGCGTACTTCAACGACGCGCACGACCGCCGCAATCCGCACGACATCGAGAAGACGGCGGCGCTGCACCACGCCGTCGAACGCGGCGAGTTGCAGGTGCATTACCAGCCGGTCGTGACGGCCAGCGATCACCGCCTGATCGGGCACGAGGCGCTGGTCCGCTGGAACCGGCCCGGCGGGATGGTCAGCCCGGCCGAGTTCATTCCGCTGGCCGAGGCGACCGGGCAGATCCTGAAGATCGGGGCGTTCGTGCTGCGGCAGGCTGCGCTGGACGCCCACACCCGCCGGATCGGGCGGGTCAGCGTGAACGTCAGCGCCCGCGAGTTCGATCAGCCCGGGTACGTGGATCAGGTGCGCGCCGTGCTGGAGGAAACCGGCGTGAACCCGGACCTGCTGGTCCTGGAAATCACCGAGAGCAGCCTCCTGGACGCCGGGCGGGCCGGAGCCGTGCTGCACGACCTGCGGAGCCTGGGCGTGCGGCTGGCGCTGGATGACTTCGGGACCGGGTACAGCAGCCTGGGGGCCATGTCGAGCCTGCCCGTGCAGATCCTGAAGATCGACCGCTCGTTCACGCGCGACCTGGGGCGTGAAGGTCCGGCCGGAACGCGCGCCCTGGAAGTCATCCGCGCGATCGTGACCCTGGCCGGGGCGATGGAGGTCCTGACCGTCGCCGAGGGTGTCGAGACGCCCCTGCAGGCGGCGCTGCTGCGCGAGGTGCGCTGCACGTTCCTGCAGGGGTACCTGTTCGGCCGCCCGGCCCCGCTGCCCGCGCTGGACTGA
- a CDS encoding Crp/Fnr family transcriptional regulator yields MQVITERRYYPGQVILEQDAEGEALHLITGGVVRVSRISLGSRERVLGDVYAPGVIGETAVLGGGERSATVRAQTDVTTLMLYRSHFKQILKRHPQVLWNLSSMLVQRVTFLNDELIAFGLNTESALSHVFTSLYRQRVQAGVPDPQVLPLSTQDIMARISSSRETVSRVMRKLDTAGLLTYTSAQVTLIDPDGLENIALDDSDSVD; encoded by the coding sequence ATGCAGGTCATCACCGAACGCCGCTACTACCCTGGTCAGGTCATCCTTGAACAGGACGCCGAGGGCGAGGCCCTGCACCTGATCACCGGCGGGGTCGTGCGCGTCTCCCGCATCAGCCTGGGCAGCCGCGAACGCGTTCTGGGCGACGTGTACGCCCCCGGCGTGATCGGCGAGACCGCCGTGCTGGGCGGCGGTGAACGCAGCGCCACCGTGCGCGCCCAGACGGACGTCACGACCCTGATGCTGTACCGCTCTCACTTCAAGCAGATTCTCAAGCGGCACCCGCAGGTCCTGTGGAACCTCAGCAGCATGCTGGTGCAGCGCGTGACGTTCCTGAACGACGAACTGATCGCCTTCGGCCTGAACACCGAGTCCGCCCTCAGTCACGTGTTCACCAGCCTGTACCGGCAGCGCGTGCAGGCGGGCGTGCCCGACCCGCAGGTACTGCCGCTGTCCACGCAGGACATCATGGCCCGCATCTCCAGCAGCCGCGAGACCGTGTCGCGCGTCATGCGCAAACTCGATACGGCCGGCCTGCTGACGTACACCAGCGCGCAGGTGACCCTGATCGACCCGGACGGCCTGGAGAACATCGCCCTGGACGACAGCGACAGCGTCGACTGA
- a CDS encoding ABC transporter ATP-binding protein, whose amino-acid sequence MTTSPPDAAVHVRDLRKAYAVHEKEPGFMGSLRSFVSRKTRQVEAVRGVSFDLHPGEVVGFLGPNGAGKTTTLKMLSGLLHPSGGEARVAGFEPRRREAAFLRQITLVMGQKQQLIWDLPALDSFLVNQAIYEIPDDQYRATMREFTDVLGLDGILKKQVRKLSLGERMKCELAAALLHRPKVLFLDEPTIGLDVNMQESVRAFVRDYNERYDATVILTSHYMADVTALARRILVIDQGALVFDGDLGSLAGQARAGKTIRLQLRSPVTAQALAAYGQDVSVDGLSAQLSVPRAEVSERAARLLADLDVADLTVEDPSIEAVMADLFGHRTPPAPALESA is encoded by the coding sequence ATGACCACCTCACCCCCGGACGCCGCCGTGCACGTTCGCGATCTGCGCAAGGCCTACGCCGTACACGAGAAGGAACCCGGCTTCATGGGCAGCCTGCGCTCGTTCGTGAGCCGCAAGACCCGGCAGGTCGAGGCAGTGCGCGGCGTGAGCTTCGACCTGCACCCCGGCGAGGTCGTGGGGTTCCTCGGGCCGAACGGGGCGGGGAAGACCACCACCCTCAAGATGCTCTCGGGGCTGCTGCACCCCTCGGGCGGCGAGGCGCGCGTGGCGGGCTTCGAACCCCGGCGGCGCGAGGCGGCGTTCCTGCGGCAGATCACGCTGGTCATGGGGCAGAAGCAGCAGCTGATCTGGGACCTCCCCGCGCTGGATTCCTTTCTGGTCAATCAGGCGATCTACGAGATCCCGGATGACCAGTACCGCGCGACCATGCGCGAGTTCACGGACGTGCTGGGCCTGGACGGCATCCTGAAAAAGCAGGTGCGCAAGCTGTCGCTGGGCGAACGCATGAAGTGCGAACTGGCCGCCGCGCTGCTGCACCGCCCGAAGGTGCTGTTTCTGGACGAACCGACCATCGGGCTGGACGTGAACATGCAGGAAAGCGTGCGGGCCTTCGTGCGCGACTACAACGAGCGTTACGACGCGACCGTGATCCTCACGAGTCACTACATGGCGGACGTGACCGCCCTGGCCCGTCGCATCCTGGTGATCGACCAGGGCGCGCTGGTGTTCGACGGCGACCTGGGCAGCCTCGCCGGGCAGGCGCGGGCGGGGAAGACGATCCGGCTGCAACTGCGGTCCCCCGTGACCGCGCAGGCACTCGCCGCGTACGGGCAGGACGTGAGCGTGGACGGCCTGAGCGCCCAGCTGAGCGTGCCGCGCGCCGAGGTCAGCGAACGCGCCGCGCGGCTGCTGGCCGACCTGGACGTGGCCGACCTGACCGTCGAGGACCCCAGTATCGAGGCGGTCATGGCTGACCTGTTCGGACACCGCACGCCCCCCGCGCCCGCACTGGAAAGCGCGTGA
- a CDS encoding chromate transporter has product MSAPAAPPPAPPEDAPHHPPAPVPVTPTHSDLLRVFAGVAMVGIGGGLPAHMRRAALGRAWMTELDFAETYTLAQLTPGPNAVNLAAMIGARLRGWTGALWAVVGVLTPGLIAMLAVTVVTLGLPGGLPAPLQSALRGAACAALAVMLTAALPVLRVVGGLRGGWVLALVTFAGIGLLRLDLLPVLAVVVGAGLILHRPRPEPERP; this is encoded by the coding sequence ATGAGTGCCCCCGCCGCCCCGCCGCCCGCCCCGCCGGAGGACGCACCCCACCACCCACCGGCGCCGGTTCCGGTCACGCCCACGCACTCGGACCTGCTGCGGGTGTTTGCGGGCGTGGCGATGGTGGGCATCGGCGGCGGCCTGCCCGCCCACATGCGCCGCGCCGCGCTGGGACGCGCCTGGATGACCGAACTGGACTTCGCGGAGACGTACACGCTGGCGCAACTGACGCCCGGCCCGAACGCTGTGAATCTGGCCGCCATGATCGGCGCGCGCCTGCGCGGCTGGACCGGCGCGCTCTGGGCGGTCGTGGGCGTGCTGACGCCCGGACTGATCGCCATGCTGGCCGTCACGGTCGTCACGCTCGGCCTGCCCGGCGGGCTGCCCGCCCCCCTACAGAGTGCGCTGCGTGGCGCGGCCTGCGCGGCCCTGGCGGTCATGCTCACGGCGGCCCTGCCGGTCCTGCGGGTCGTGGGCGGCCTGCGCGGCGGGTGGGTGCTGGCCCTGGTGACCTTCGCCGGGATCGGCCTGCTGCGCCTGGACCTGCTGCCGGTCCTGGCCGTCGTGGTGGGCGCGGGCCTGATCCTGCACCGTCCCCGCCCGGAACCGGAGCGGCCATGA
- a CDS encoding fumarylacetoacetate hydrolase family protein, translating to MKLARMMYGNQARWGELDGDTLHLTGGMGGPRTGEQVPLDRAALLAPAEPSKIVCVGRNYLDHIRELGNDSGDLPKEPGIFLKGPNALAEPGGTVQRPDWTQNFHFEGELALVIGTQARHLTPDSALSHVAGYTCGLDLTARDLQKTDLQWFRAKAADRFCPLGPWLETELDPRDLRVQTRVNGETRQDGRTSQMIFPVMDILVYLTRFVTLEPGDVVLTGTPEGVGPLNSGDVVEVEVQGVGVLSTPIG from the coding sequence ATGAAACTGGCACGCATGATGTACGGCAATCAGGCCCGCTGGGGCGAACTGGACGGCGACACGCTGCACCTCACGGGCGGCATGGGCGGCCCCCGCACGGGCGAGCAGGTCCCGCTGGACCGCGCGGCGCTCCTGGCCCCGGCGGAACCCAGCAAGATCGTCTGCGTGGGCCGCAATTACCTGGATCACATCCGCGAACTGGGCAACGACAGCGGCGATCTGCCCAAAGAGCCCGGGATCTTCCTGAAAGGCCCGAACGCCCTGGCGGAACCCGGTGGGACCGTGCAGCGCCCCGACTGGACGCAGAACTTTCACTTCGAGGGCGAGCTGGCCCTGGTGATCGGCACGCAGGCCCGCCACCTGACCCCGGACAGCGCGCTGTCGCACGTGGCCGGGTACACCTGCGGGCTGGACCTGACCGCCCGCGACCTTCAGAAGACGGACCTGCAGTGGTTCCGCGCGAAGGCCGCCGACCGCTTCTGCCCGCTGGGACCGTGGCTGGAAACTGAGCTCGATCCCCGTGACCTGCGCGTGCAGACCCGCGTGAACGGCGAGACCCGCCAGGACGGCCGCACCAGCCAGATGATCTTCCCGGTCATGGACATCCTGGTGTACCTGACCCGTTTCGTGACCCTGGAACCCGGCGACGTGGTCCTGACCGGCACGCCCGAGGGCGTCGGCCCGCTGAACTCCGGCGACGTGGTCGAGGTCGAGGTGCAGGGCGTCGGCGTGCTGAGCACCCCCATCGGCTGA
- a CDS encoding ABC transporter ATP-binding protein, with amino-acid sequence MEARDLRQTYGSLTALQGVSLRVMPGEVVAVTGPSGSGKSTLLHLLGGLDVPQSGEVWWAGERIDSLDTQVRATRRAGRVGLVFQHHYLLEDLTVLENVLIPSRLAGTRDEARARDLLARVGLGGRENSLPGVLSGGERQRVAVARALATRPAVVLADEPTGSLDRNNAHAVAELLVSLARQERSGVLLVTHDDRLATFADRTLHLLDGQFTDSVPAFL; translated from the coding sequence CTGGAAGCCCGCGATCTGCGCCAGACGTACGGCAGCCTGACGGCCCTGCAGGGCGTGTCGCTGCGGGTCATGCCGGGCGAGGTGGTCGCCGTGACCGGCCCGTCCGGCAGCGGCAAGAGCACGCTGCTGCACCTGCTGGGCGGCCTGGACGTCCCGCAGAGCGGCGAGGTCTGGTGGGCCGGCGAGCGCATCGACAGCCTGGACACGCAGGTGCGTGCCACGCGCCGCGCCGGACGGGTCGGACTGGTCTTCCAGCATCACTACCTGCTGGAAGACCTGACCGTGCTGGAGAACGTACTGATCCCGTCCAGGCTGGCCGGCACGCGCGACGAGGCCCGCGCCCGCGACCTGCTGGCCCGCGTGGGCCTGGGCGGCCGCGAGAACAGCCTGCCCGGCGTCCTGAGCGGCGGCGAGCGCCAGCGGGTGGCCGTGGCCCGCGCCCTGGCTACCCGGCCCGCCGTGGTCCTGGCGGACGAACCCACGGGCAGCCTCGACCGCAACAACGCGCACGCCGTGGCCGAACTACTCGTCAGTCTCGCCCGGCAGGAACGCTCGGGCGTGCTGCTCGTCACGCACGACGACCGCCTCGCCACCTTCGCGGACCGCACGCTGCACCTGCTGGACGGGCAGTTCACGGACTCCGTCCCGGCGTTCCTGTAG
- a CDS encoding ABC transporter permease has protein sequence MAEYRAEVVIWMLSGTLSLVMMLVWMAQAQAAPGGQIRGYDAAGFATYFLSTWLVSQLLVVWVAWELDFEIRQGTLSAKLLRPLDPMWTHYASHVAERLVRIAPMLVLVTAFALLSGARFTTEWWAYPAALGLAALGFTARFLYEYAIGLLAFWTESSTSFQELAWLVYAALGGMFAPLDFYPAWVQAVAVWTPFPYMLGLPAQLLAGKAGPEDALRGALVMLGWLVVFWFLRLAVWRAGLKKYGAVGA, from the coding sequence ATGGCCGAGTACCGCGCCGAGGTTGTCATCTGGATGCTGTCGGGCACGCTGTCGCTGGTCATGATGCTGGTCTGGATGGCGCAGGCGCAGGCCGCGCCCGGCGGGCAGATTCGTGGCTACGACGCCGCCGGGTTCGCCACGTACTTCCTGAGCACCTGGCTGGTGTCGCAACTGCTGGTCGTGTGGGTCGCGTGGGAACTGGACTTCGAGATCCGGCAGGGCACCCTGTCGGCCAAGCTCCTGCGCCCGCTGGACCCCATGTGGACGCACTACGCGTCGCACGTGGCCGAGCGGCTGGTCAGGATCGCGCCCATGCTGGTGCTGGTCACGGCCTTCGCGCTGCTGTCCGGCGCGCGCTTCACGACCGAGTGGTGGGCGTACCCGGCCGCGCTGGGCCTCGCCGCGCTGGGCTTCACGGCGCGTTTCCTGTACGAGTACGCCATCGGCCTGCTGGCCTTCTGGACCGAGAGCAGCACCAGTTTCCAGGAACTCGCGTGGCTGGTGTACGCCGCGCTGGGCGGCATGTTCGCCCCGCTGGACTTCTACCCCGCCTGGGTGCAGGCCGTGGCCGTCTGGACGCCGTTCCCGTACATGCTGGGCCTGCCCGCGCAACTCCTGGCGGGGAAGGCCGGACCCGAGGACGCCCTGCGCGGCGCGCTCGTCATGCTGGGCTGGCTGGTCGTGTTCTGGTTCCTGCGGCTGGCCGTCTGGCGCGCCGGCCTAAAGAAATATGGCGCGGTGGGAGCATGA
- a CDS encoding chromate transporter: MTDAGANWLDILLTFTRLGLISFGGANLAEIERVLVGQRHWITPDTLASGFALGQVMPGPNMLAMTHYGFAAGGWAGAAAATLGFYGPTALLSAAAALAWRRLLGWKWLPTIRSALLPFGGGVLLAGVLVLARGSVQNVAGAVIAAAAFALLTRTRVNPALVVIGAAALGALIGL, translated from the coding sequence ATGACGGACGCCGGAGCGAACTGGCTGGACATCCTGCTGACCTTCACGCGGCTGGGCCTGATCAGTTTCGGCGGCGCGAACCTCGCCGAGATCGAACGGGTGCTGGTCGGGCAGCGGCACTGGATCACGCCCGACACGCTGGCCAGCGGGTTCGCGCTGGGGCAGGTCATGCCGGGACCGAACATGCTGGCCATGACCCACTACGGCTTCGCGGCTGGCGGGTGGGCCGGGGCGGCCGCCGCCACGCTGGGCTTCTACGGCCCGACCGCCCTGCTGAGCGCCGCCGCCGCCCTCGCCTGGAGGCGACTGCTGGGCTGGAAGTGGCTGCCCACCATCCGCAGTGCCCTGCTGCCGTTCGGTGGGGGCGTACTGCTGGCCGGGGTGCTGGTCCTGGCGCGCGGCAGCGTGCAAAACGTGGCAGGGGCCGTCATCGCCGCCGCCGCGTTCGCGCTGCTGACCCGCACGCGCGTGAACCCCGCGCTGGTCGTGATCGGTGCGGCCGCGCTGGGCGCCCTGATCGGGTTGTAG
- a CDS encoding spermidine synthase yields MKAWVPLGSAPIPGSPDQLELWQRENEFSIRISGYVSELMNSRQHASEEALAEYAVPQVAGRAAAHVLVGGLGMGFTLAAALRSAGPDGTVTVAELVGAVVDWNRGPLAQAAGYPLTDPRTRVHVGDVADLIRASRRTFDAILLDVDNGPEGMTQHGNDWLYSPRGLAAIRAALTPGGLLAVWSVEAVPRFTAALERAGYHTEVRRARAREGRGAWHTIWVARSDG; encoded by the coding sequence TTGAAAGCCTGGGTGCCGCTGGGTTCCGCGCCGATTCCCGGCAGTCCCGATCAGCTGGAACTGTGGCAGCGTGAGAACGAGTTCAGCATCCGCATCAGCGGGTACGTGAGCGAACTCATGAACAGCCGCCAGCACGCCAGCGAGGAGGCCCTGGCCGAGTACGCCGTGCCGCAGGTGGCGGGCCGCGCCGCCGCGCACGTCCTGGTGGGCGGTCTGGGCATGGGCTTCACGCTGGCCGCCGCGCTGCGCAGCGCCGGGCCGGACGGGACCGTCACCGTCGCGGAACTCGTGGGGGCCGTCGTGGACTGGAACCGTGGTCCGCTCGCACAGGCCGCCGGGTACCCCCTGACCGACCCGCGCACCCGCGTGCACGTGGGCGACGTGGCCGACCTGATCCGCGCCTCGCGGCGGACCTTCGACGCGATCCTGCTGGATGTGGACAACGGCCCGGAAGGCATGACCCAGCACGGCAACGACTGGCTGTACTCCCCGCGCGGTCTGGCCGCCATCCGCGCCGCCCTGACGCCCGGCGGTCTGCTGGCCGTCTGGAGCGTGGAGGCCGTGCCGCGCTTCACGGCCGCGCTGGAGAGGGCCGGGTACCACACCGAGGTCCGCCGCGCCCGCGCCCGCGAGGGCCGGGGCGCGTGGCACACCATCTGGGTCGCCCGCTCGGACGGGTAG